A genomic window from Anthocerotibacter panamensis C109 includes:
- a CDS encoding glycoside hydrolase family 99-like domain-containing protein, whose product MSNLSHEVRLIAFYLPQYHPIPENDNWWGKGFTEWTNVTKAKPLFPGHYQPHLPSDLGFYDLRLPEVRQAQADLAKAHGIYGFCYYHYWFHGNQLLEKPFDEVLLSGQPDFPFCLCWPNENWTRTWDGLDREILIEQKYSEEDDRAHIHWLAKAFADKRYIRVDGKPLFIIYRASKLPNPFKTTLVWREEAQKLGIGDLFLCCVQRTLMDRSDPVEIGFDAAMEFQPDLLYLGPPLAPIHQSKLWRFGPSLDLVNPAYVQNSIYDYSSLIQIALSKPEPSYTYFPCVMPAWDNSARRNKQALIFTGSRPELYEFWLRTVIQRINKNPSKPGLVFINAWNEWAEGNHLEPCQRWGSSYLEATLKALKSDTSVIEENLLCYQIKEIFRLREINLITFPDWNQSDEILYKQLERLVLWISNHPNRAKMTLILAAKDFPAERISAMLTSVVSYLVLEKGFEVSSQVEISLASNLSPLHWQVLLAQLQQWIRLKTEDTHTAFDLGVHRLLN is encoded by the coding sequence ATGTCTAATCTTAGTCACGAGGTACGCTTAATTGCTTTTTACCTCCCTCAATATCATCCTATTCCTGAAAATGACAACTGGTGGGGCAAGGGATTTACAGAGTGGACTAACGTTACTAAAGCCAAACCTTTATTTCCAGGTCATTATCAGCCTCATCTACCAAGTGATCTTGGATTTTATGATCTACGCTTACCTGAGGTACGACAAGCACAGGCTGATTTAGCTAAGGCACATGGTATATACGGATTTTGCTATTATCATTATTGGTTTCATGGAAATCAGCTTCTTGAAAAACCTTTTGACGAGGTTTTATTATCGGGGCAGCCAGATTTTCCATTTTGCCTTTGTTGGCCTAATGAAAATTGGACTAGAACTTGGGATGGTCTTGATCGTGAAATTCTTATTGAACAAAAATATTCTGAAGAGGATGACAGGGCACATATTCATTGGTTGGCTAAGGCATTTGCTGATAAAAGATATATCAGAGTTGATGGTAAGCCACTATTCATTATATATCGGGCTTCAAAACTACCTAATCCCTTTAAAACAACATTGGTTTGGAGAGAAGAGGCACAGAAATTGGGTATCGGTGATCTCTTCCTTTGCTGTGTACAGAGAACTTTGATGGATCGCAGTGATCCGGTTGAGATCGGATTTGACGCAGCTATGGAATTTCAACCTGATCTTCTCTACCTTGGTCCCCCTCTTGCTCCGATCCATCAAAGTAAACTCTGGCGTTTTGGACCGAGCCTTGATTTAGTCAATCCTGCCTATGTCCAAAATTCTATCTATGACTATTCATCGTTAATTCAGATAGCGCTTTCTAAACCTGAGCCATCATACACATATTTTCCTTGTGTAATGCCTGCCTGGGATAATTCAGCACGGCGTAATAAGCAAGCTCTTATTTTCACTGGTTCAAGACCAGAACTCTATGAGTTTTGGCTACGTACTGTTATACAAAGGATCAATAAAAACCCATCAAAACCAGGATTAGTATTTATTAATGCTTGGAATGAATGGGCTGAAGGAAACCATCTAGAGCCATGCCAGAGATGGGGATCTTCTTATCTTGAAGCTACTCTAAAAGCGCTTAAGTCTGATACATCAGTGATTGAAGAAAACCTACTTTGCTATCAAATTAAAGAAATTTTTAGACTGCGAGAAATCAATTTAATTACTTTTCCTGACTGGAATCAATCCGATGAAATTCTTTACAAGCAGCTAGAGCGATTAGTGCTGTGGATATCGAATCATCCTAATCGAGCAAAAATGACTCTTATTCTAGCCGCTAAAGACTTTCCAGCTGAAAGGATCAGCGCAATGCTGACCAGTGTAGTTAGCTATCTAGTGTTAGAAAAAGGCTTCGAGGTTTCTTCACAAGTAGAGATTTCTCTTGCTAGCAACCTCAGCCCACTACACTGGCAAGTCTTACTGGCTCAGCTCCAACAATGGATCCGGCTTAAGACAGAAGACACTCACACTGCTTTTGACTTGGGAGTGCATCGGCTGCTCAATTAG